A region of the Bacillota bacterium genome:
TCCGCCGCCAGGCGGAGGAGCTCGCGAAAGGCGCGCAGCACCACGCGCGGGTCGTTGCCGGTGGCGCGTCCGGCGGTGCGCGGGTAATGGCGGACGGGCAGCTCCACCAGCCGGCAGCCCAGCGCGGAGAGGCGAGCCAGCAGCTCGGCGTTGATGGCGGCGCCCGCGGAGGCGAGCCTCACGCGCCGCAGGAAGTCGGCCCGGATCAGCTTGAAGGCGCAGTCGACGTCGCGTACACGCACGCCCAGCACCAGCCGGACCAGTGCGTTCCAGCCGGCGGCGTTGAGGAGGCGGAGCGGCCCGTCGCGGCGGCGGGCGCGGTAGCCGACCAGCACGTCGGCCTCCTCCCGCAGGGCCAGAAAGCGCGTCAGGTCGCGCACGTCGAACTGCCCGTCGGCGTCCATGAAGAAGATCCAGCGCCCGCGCGCGGCCGCGAAGCCCGTCCGCAGCGCCGCGCCGTAGCCGCGGTTGACCGGATGGCGCAGGAGCCGGACGCCCGGTCGCACGGCCGCCAGCCCCTCCACCACGGCCGCCGTCCGGTCGCGGCTGCCGTCGTCCACCACCAGGATCTCATGCTCCAGCCCCAGCCCCGCGAGAAAGCCGCCCACCTCTTCCAGCGTGTCGCCGATGTTGGCCTCCTCGTCGTAGGCCGGAAGCACCACGCTGATCTCCGGGATCGGCGACGGCCCCGCCGCCTCCGACCGCTCCTCCTCCACCGTCCGCTCCCCCCGTTTCCCGCCCGCGTGCGGGCGCACAACCGCCCTCAAGCTACCGCCCTGCCGGCCTGGGACCAAATTCCGGCAGCGCGCGGCGCCGAAGAGTGTCGACGGGTGGGGGCGGCCGCCGGCCGGCGGCCGGGCGCCGCTCCCCCGGGGAGATTCTGCCCGGGACGCGAAGCGGCGGCTCCCCGCGGGGGGAGCCGCCGCGCGGCTCCGGCTCAGGCGCGCGCCGGGCGCGGGTTCAGCTGCTGCTCTGGGGCGTCGCGCTCTGCGGCGCTGGCGCCGGCTGCGAACCCTGGCTGCCCGGGCGCCCCGTCCATGTCCGCGTGAAGGCGGTCTGGAGCCGCTGCTCCATGTTCGACAGGATCTGCTGCTCCTGCTGGGCGGTCAGCACGCCCTGCTGGACGCGCACGTCCAGGGCCGCCTTGGGAGCGGCCAGGACGGCGTCGATCAGCGACTGCAGACTGACGCCCTTGGACTGGGCGATCTGGGCGATGGACTGCCCGCTCAGGCGCGCCTGGCGCAGCTCCTGGACGGTCATCCCGAGCTGCTTGGCCACCACGGCCCCGCCGTCCAGCTGCCAGCCCATGCCCATGCGGCCGGGGCCGCCCCGCCAGCGGCGACCCTGGCCGGGTACGGCCGGGGCGGTCGCGGAGCCGCCAGGCGCCTGCTGCACCACCCAGGCCGGGCCGGCGGCCGGCGCCGAGGCGGTGGTCGGCGCCGCTTGCGTGGCGCCTGTCAGCAGCGACCCCAGAAGTGCGCCCGCGCCCAGGGCCAGAACCAGCGCCGCCACGGCCAGGAGCTTCATCGAACGGGACATCGCTCTCCCTCCCTTCCGCCCTTAGGCTGCCCCGGCGCGGTGAACCGCCTGTCGCCGGTCTGTCAAGATTTTGTCAACGACGGACCGCCCTCCGCGGCGACGCTCTCGAGGATGACCTCCAGCGCCTCCGGGTTCTCCAGCGCCGAGGTGTCGCCGCGCACCGCGCCCTCGACGACCGCCTCGCGCAGGAGGCGGCGCATGATCTTGCCGCTGCGCGTCTTGGGCAGCGTGGAGACGATGTGGACGCGCGCCGGACGGGCGATGGGGCCGATGGCCTCGACCAGCCGCCGGGCCAGCTCCTCTTCGAGGTTGCCGTCTGCGCCGTCCTCTCCGCCCCCGCCCGCCGGGGCCGGGCGCGGGACCACGAAGGCGACGGGCACCAGGCCCTTGACCGGGTCGGGCGCGCCGATGACGGCCGCCTCGGCGACGCGCGGGTGGTCCAGGAGCGCCGCCTCCATCTCCATGGTGCTCAGCCGGTGGCCGGAGACGTTGATCACATCGTCGACGCGGCCGACGACCCAGAGGTGGCCGTCGGCGTCCTGCACGGCCGCGTCGGCGGTGAAGTAGGCGCCCGGAAAGCGGCTGAAGTAGGTCTCCAGGTAGCGCCGGTGGTCGCCCCAGACGGTCCGCGCCAGCGAGGGGAAGGGGTGGGTGATGATCAGGTAACCGTGTTTCCCCGGCGGCAGCGGAGCGCCATGCTCGTCCACCACGCGGGCGACGTATCCCGGCAGCGGCTGGCCTGCCGAGCCGGGCTTGGCGGGCGTCAGGCCGACCATGGCGCTGGTCCAGGCCGTGCCCGTCTCCGTCTGCCCGTAGGTGTTGTTGATGAAGAGCTCCTCCCCGGCCGGCCGGTCCCTGCCCAGGTTCTTCCGCACCCAGGCCCAGGTCTCCGGGTCGAGTGGCTCGCCCACCAGCGAGATCAGCTCCAGCCGCGACAGGTCGTGCCCCTCCAGCGCCGTCTCGCCCAGCCGGCGGAGCATGCGCAGCGCCGTGGGCGCGGTGAAGAGCTTGTTCACCCCCCAGCGCTCCAGGATGCGGTAGAGGCGGTCGGGCGTCGGCCAGTCCAGGGCCCCCTCGTAGACCACCTGCGTGACGCCGTGCGCCATGCCGCCCACCAGGGCGAAGATGGGGAAGGTGAGCCAGCCCACGTCCGCCGTGCACCAGTAGACGTCCTCCGGGCCCAGCCCCAGCGCCCACTTGACGTTGGCGTACGTACCCACCAGGAAGCCGATCCCCGCGTGGACCACGCCCTTGGGCTTCGACTCGGTGCCGCTGGTGTAGATGATGAACCCCGGCTCGTTGGCCTCCAGCGCCTCCGGCGGGCAGTGGGGGGAGGCGGCCGTCACCAGCTCGTCGTACCAGAGGTCGCGCCCGGCCGTCATGGGCACCTCCGCCCCGGTGTGGCGCACGACGACCACGTGGCCGATGGAGTCGAGGCCGGCCGCCGCCCGGTCCAGCGTCGCCTTGAGCGGGACCGCCTGGCCGCGCCGGCGGCTGCCGTCGGCCACCACCACCACCCGCGGCCGGGCGTCCAGGAGCCGCTGGCGGACGGCCTCCGCCGAGAAGCCGGCGAAGATGACGCTGTAGAGGGCGCCGATGCGGTAGCAGGCGTGGACGGCCACGAAGGCCTCGGGGATGTTCGACATGTAGATGGCGACCACGTCGCCGCGCCCGACGCCCAGCGACTTCAGCCCGTTGGCGAAGCGCGAGACCTCTTCCTGCAGCATTCGATAGGTGAGGACGCGCGTCGCACCGTCCTCGCCCTCCCAGAGGATGGCCGCCTGGTTCCCCCGCCCGGCCCGTACGTGGCGGTCGATGCAGATGTAGCTGACGTTGCCCAGACCGCCCACGAAGTACCGGAAGTCGGGCAGGTCGCCCTCCCGCCGCCTCTGCCACGGGCTGAACCAGTCGAGCTCCGAGGCGATCTCGGCCCAGTAGCCGTCGGGGTCGCTGCGGCAGCGGGTCAACCAGGTGTCGAAGGCCGCCGGCGACGGGAAGGGAGCCCGCGCCCGCAGACCTTCGCCCGGCGGCACCGGGCGGCCGCTCAGCAGGTGCGCCACCCCGCTCCCCGTCCCGGCTTCGTCCGCCACGACTCCAGCCTCCCGCACCGGGCCGCCCGGCGTGGAGCCGGACGGAGTCGACAACGGCAGGTCCGCGTCGACCGTCGACATCCCAGACACCTCCTCCCCACTTGCTCACCCCGCAGCGCAGGGGTTGCCGGATCCTTTCGCAGGGCGAAGAGGTTTTCCTTCGACGGGGACCGGCGGCTCAGGCGGTGGTGAGGAGGAGGGCGGTCAGGAGCCAGAGGGTTCCGGAGAGCGTCTCCTCCAGGCCGATCCGCTTGAAGTCGGAGCGAGCCCGGGGATGCCAGGCCGTCCAGGCCAGGTGGAGCCACTCCGGCGACCAGGCCAGGGCCGCCGCCGCGGGGACGCGGGAGCGGGGCGCGAGCTCCGCCAGGAGCGCGAAGCCGGCCAGGCCCAGGGCGCTGGCGGCGGCCAGCAGGAGGAGCGCCGAGCGGCGGCGGGCCGGTTCGGGGGCCCGGCTCCGCCGCCAGGCGACGAACCGGTCCACGTGGAGGGCGCCCAGGCTGAAGGGGAGCCAGGCGAGCAGCCAGAAGGCGAGCTGGCCGGCCGCGGGGGCCCCCAGCGCCGCCGCCACGGCGGGTGCGCCGGCCGTCAGTCCCAGGACTCCCGCCAGCTCGCGTGCGAGGAGCCGGCCGGGCGTGCTCCGCCCGGCCCGGGCCGGAAGAAGGTCGACGGCCAGCACCAGGGCGGCCGCCAGCGCCCAGAGCGCCAGCCAGCGGGAGGGGGCGAGGGCCAGGGCGACGAGGCCGGCCGCCGCCCCGGCCGCCAGCGGGAGGAGGGCGGCCGCGCTGCCGCCCGCCCCGCGCAGGCGCAGGCGGAGCGGCTCCCGGGCCAGAAAGAGCAGGACCATGGCGAGAAGCGCCGGGGCGCTGGCGGCGCTCCACCGCCGCAGGGCCAGGAGCGGCAGGAGCGGCGGCAGGAGGAACATCACCCAGGAGCCGTGCTCCCGGGGCAAGGGGAAGGAGACCGGGCGCAGCGGCATCGCCTCCTTGCTCTCCCTGGCGATGGTAGCGGATCGGCGGCCGGCCGTTCAGCTTCGACGCGGGCGGCCCGGCGGTGCTACCCTGGAATTCGCCTGCGGCGGAGAGCGCCGGACGGCCGGGGGGGATGCGTACGGGGGAGCAAGGCATGGCCGCCGCCGGACGGGAGGCGCCGCGGTCCGACCGCTGGCGCATCCTGGCCGCGGTCGTGCTCGGCGGCGCCATGGGACCCGTCGACGGCAGCGTCTCCAACGTCATCATGCCCGTCATCGCCCGGCAGTACGGGGTCGGCCTGGCGGCGGTCAGCTGGGTGGTGATGGTCTACCTGCTGGTGGTGGGCTCCGCGCTCCTGAGCTTCGGCCGCCTGGGCGACATGTGGGGCTACCGCCGCATCTTCCGCGCCGGGCTGGGGGTCTTCACCGTCGGCTCCGCCCTGAGCGGCGCCGCCCCCACCTTCCCGCTGCTGCTGGTGGCGCGCGTGGTCCAGGCGCTGGGCGCGGCCATGTTCATGGCCGTCGGCCCCGCCATCCTGACCGCCGTCTTCCCCGCCGGCGAGCGGGGGCGGGCGCTGGGTCTGAACGGCATGGCGGTGGCGGCGGGGCTGGCGCTGGGGCCGACGCTGGGCGGGACGCTGACCGACCTGGTCAACTGGCGAGCGGTCTTTTACATCAACCTGCCCATCGGCGCGGCTGCGCTCCTCTGGACGGGGCGGGTGCTGCCCGCCTCGGCCCGGCGGCGGGAGGAGCGCTTCGACCTGGCCGGTGCCCTGCTGGCGCTGGCCGGACTGGGCGGGCTGCTGCTGGCGGCCAGCGAGGGCGAGAGCTGGGGGTGGAGCTCGCCGGCGACGCTTCTGGCCGCCTCGGGCGGAGCGGTGCTGGGCTTCCTCTTCGTTCTCTGGGAGCGGCGCGTGCCGGAGCCGATGCTGGACCTGAGCCTTTTCCGGAGCCGCACCTTCAGCGCGGCCACCGCGGCGGGGCTGCTCAGCTTCATGACCCAGTTCGTCCTGACCTTCCTGGTGCCGTTCTACCTCCAGCAGCTGCTGGGGCTGGACCCGCTCCGGGCCGGCCTGGTGATGACCGCGCACCCGCTGATGGTGCTCATCCTGGCGCCGCTGGCGGGCGCGCTCTCCGACCGCATCGGCACGCGCGCCTTGGCCTCGGCGGGGCTGGCCCTCTCGGGGCTGGGGCTGCTCCTGCTGACGGGGCTGGGGAGCGCCGCCCCGCCCTGGCAGGTGGCCTGGCGGATGGCCGTCTACGGCCTGGGTACGGGCATCTTCCAGGCGCCCAACAACAGCGCGGTGATGGGCGCGGCACCCCGTTCGCGGCTGGGCGTGGCCTCCTCGGTGCTGGCCACGGTGCGGAACGTGGGCATGGTGTTGGGGGTGGCCGTGGCGGACCTGGTCTTCACCGCGCGCCGCTCGGCCTGGGCGTCGCTCCTGGCCGGGCGGGGGATGGGCGCGGCCGAGGCCGGGCACCTCGCCTACTGGCTGGGGCTGCGCGACGCCTGGTTGGCGGGGGCGCTCCTGGCGGCGCTGGGGGCGCTGCTCTCCCTGTTGCGCGAGTCCGGGCGGGCGTCAGGAAGCGCCCGCGGCGCCGGCGAGGAGGAGACGGAGCGCCTGGAGCGGCACCCCGGCCAGCCGCTGGCAGGCGGGGAGACGGCGCCGTAGCCCGGCGGCCGGCGGGCGCCGGGCGCGCGACGCCCATGCGAGAGGAGGCGGGATGCGGTTGGCGGCGAGATCGTCGGCCGGCCTCCGGCTGGAGGTCGGCGGCGGGCGCGGCACGGCGGGCGGGCTCCTGGAGCTGGAGGCACCGGCGCCCTACCTGCTGCGTCTCCGCTGGAGGCGCGAGCCGGGAGATCCGCGCGAGCCGCTCCTGGACGGGCGCCCGGTCTGGCTCGACCCGGGCTTCCGGGGGCGCGGGCGGCTCCGCCGCCTGCCCGGCGGGGAGGGAGGGTCCCGGCTGAGCACGGGCGAGCTCCGCCTGGAGCTCTGGCCCGAGCCCTTCGGCCTGCGGGTCGTCGACCGCGCCGGCCGGCTGGTGGCCGACTTCCCGCCCGGCGCCCTGGAGGAGGCGGAGGGCGAGCTGCGCCTGCGGATGCGCGCGCTGCCCGGGGAGCGGTACGCGGGCCTCGGGGAGAAGGTCGGCTTCCTCGACCACCGCGGGAAGCGGCTCGAGGAGTGGTGCCGGGACGTGCTGCCGCACCTTCCCGACACCGACCCGCTCTACCAGGCGATCCCCTTCCTGATGGTGCTGCGGCCCGTGGGGGTGGAGGCGGCGCGGAGCGTCGGCCTCTTCCTGGCCAGTACCTGGCGGACGAGCTTCGACCTGGCCGCGCGCGACCCCGAGGCGGTCCGGCTGGGCGTCGACGCGCGGGCGGGCGGGCTGGAGCTCTGGCTGGTGGCCGGCCCCGAGCCGGCCAGGGTGCTGGAGCGGTACAGCGAGCTGACCGGGCGGATGCCGCTGCCGCCGCTCTGGGCGCTGGGCTACCACCAGTCGCGCTACAGCTACGCGTCGGAGGCGGAGGTGCGCGAGCTGGCGGCCGGCTTCCGGCGGCGGGGCATCCCCTGCGACGCCGTCCACCTGGACATCCACTATATGGACGGCTACCGACTCTTCACCTGGGATCCCGAGCGCTTCCCGGAGCCGCGGCGGATGGCCCGGGAGCTGGCCGGAGAGGGCTTCCGCCTGGTGGCCATCGTCGATCCCGGCGTGAAGGAAGAGCCGGGTTACCCCGTCTACGAGCGGGGGCTGGAGCGCGACGCCTTCTGCCGGACGCCGGACGGCGACCTCTACGGCGGCGAGGTCTGGCCGGGCCGGACGGTCTTCCCCGACTTCGCCCGCCCGGAGGTGCGCCGCTGGTGGGCCGAGCTCCACCGCGAGCTGCTGGCGCAGGGCGTGGCCGGCGTCTGGAACGACATGAACGAGCCCGCCGTCTTCGACGGGCCCGGGAAGGGCATGCCCGAGGAAGTGCTCCACCGCGGCGAGGACGGCGCGCAGCTGCCCCACGCCGCCGTCCACAACGCCTACGCGCTCCTGGAGGCGGCGGCGACGCGGCAGGGGATGCTCGAGGCGCGGCCGGAGGAGCGCCCCTTCATCCTGACGCGGGCTGGCTTCGCCGGCATCCAGCGCTATGCGGCGGTCTGGACGGGCGACAACTCCAGCTGGTGGGAGCACCTGCAGATGGCCACGCCCATGCTGCTGGGGCTCTCCCTTTCCGGGGTGCCCTTCGTGGGGACCGACGTGGGGGGCTTCCTGGGGGACGCCTCGCCCGAGCTGTACGCGCGCTGGGTCGAACTGGGCGCCTTCAGCCCCTTCTTCCGCACGCACACCTCGCTGGGGACGCGCCGCCAGGAACCCTGGTCCTTCGGTGAGGAGGTGGAGGCGGTGGCCCGCCGCTACATCCGCCTCCGCTACCGCCTCCTGCCCTACCTCTACTCGCTCTTCCGCCGGGCCGAGCAGATCGGCCTTCCGCCCATGCGCCCCCTCTGGCTCCACTTCCCGGAGGATCCGGGCTCGCACGCCGTCTGGGACCAGTTCCTGCTGGGCGAGGAGCTGCTGGTGGCGCCGGTCGACCGGCCGGGGGCGCGGCGGCGTCCGGTCCACCTGCCGCCCGGCCGCTGGCGGGACGCCTGGAGCGGCCGCTGGCACCGCGGCCCGGCCGACGTGCTGGTCGAGGCGCCGCTGGAGCGGCTGCCGCTCTTCGTCCGCGAGGGCGCCGTCCTGCCCCTGGGGCCGGCCGTGGAGTCGACGGCGCGGCTGGAGGAGCCGGAGGCCGGCCCGCTGGAGTTCCACGCCTTTCTGCCTCCACGGCGGGCGGCGCGGCGGCGGGGGGCGCCGCCCGGCCGGGCGCGGTCGGAGGGCGCGAGCGGGCGGCCGGTGGCCGAGCTGCGGCCGCCGCTCTACGAGGATGACGGTCGCTCTTTCGCCTACCGGCGCGGCGAGTGGCGGGAGAGTCGCCTGCGCCTCTTCGCCGGGGAGGAGGGGCTGCGGGTGCACGTCGAATCGGAGGGGGGCTACCGCTCGCCGCGGCGCGAGCGCCGGCTCATCCTCCACGGCGTCGCCGCCTGCCTGGGGGCGCCCCCGGAGGTGCGGCACGGCTGGCGCTACGAGGAGGGGGGCGACCGGCTCGTACTGCCGCTTCCCCCGGCTCCGGGGGCGGGGGAGGCCGAACGGTGGGAGGAGGAGGTGCGGGCGTGGCGCGCGTCGAGCTGAGGAACGTCTCCAAGCGCTTCGGCGCCGTGGAGGCGGTGCGCGGGGTCGACCTGCGCGTGGCGGACGGCGAGTTCATGGTCCTGGTGGGCCCCTCGGGCTGCGGCAAGTCGACGCTCCTGCGCATGATCGCCGGCCTGGAGGAGGTCAGCGAGGGCGAGATCTGGATCGGCGAGCGCATGGTCAACGAGCTGCCGCCCAAGGACCGGGACGTGGCCATGGTCTTCCAGAACTACGCCCTCTACCCGCATATGAACGTTTACGAGAACATGGCCTTCGGCCTGCGCATGCGCCGCGTGCCCCGCGCGGAGATCGACCGCCGCGTCCGCCAGGTGGCCGAAAGCCTCGGCCTGGGCGAGCTGCTCCAGAGGCGTCCGCGCGAGCTCTCGGGCGGGCAGCGGCAGCGGGTGGCGCTGGGGCGCGCCATCGTGCGCGAGCCGCAGGTCTTTCTGATGGACGAGCCGCTCTCCAACCTGGACGCCCAGCTGCGCGTCCAGACGCGGACGGAGCTGATCCGCCTCCACCAGCGGCTGGGGACGACGACCATCTACGTCACCCACGACCAGGTGGAGGCGATGACCATGGGCAACCGCATCGCCGTCCTCCACGCCGGCCGGGTGCAGCAGGTGGCGACGCCCGTGGAGCTCTACGACCACCCCGCCAACATGTTCGTGGCAGGCTTCATCGGCTCGCCGCAGATGAACTTCGTCCGCGGCCGGATCGAACGCGACGACCAGGGCGTCCGCTTCCGCTCCGCCGGCCTGGACGTCCGGCTGCCTGCGCGGCTGGCCGAGGTGGCGGCGGCCCGCGCGGGCGGCGAGGCGGTGCTGGGGGTCCGCCCCGAGCACGTGCTCACCGAGCCGGAGCGGGTGGCGGTCCTGGAGGAGACCGCCTTCCAGGCGCTGGTGGAGGTGGTCGAGCCGCTGGGCGCCGAGAGCTACCTCCATCTGACGGCCGGCGAGGACCGCCTCACCGTGCGCACCGCGCCCGACCTCTCCCACCGCGTGGGCGAGCGGCTGCGCGTGGCGCTCGACCCCGAGCGGCTCCACCTCTTCGATCCGGACTCGCAGGAGGCTCTGCTTTCGCCGCAGCTCAGCGCCGCCTAGGAGGCGCGGCGGGCGCCGGACCGCCCCCTGCGGCGACAGGGAGCCCC
Encoded here:
- the ugpC gene encoding sn-glycerol-3-phosphate ABC transporter ATP-binding protein UgpC; protein product: MARVELRNVSKRFGAVEAVRGVDLRVADGEFMVLVGPSGCGKSTLLRMIAGLEEVSEGEIWIGERMVNELPPKDRDVAMVFQNYALYPHMNVYENMAFGLRMRRVPRAEIDRRVRQVAESLGLGELLQRRPRELSGGQRQRVALGRAIVREPQVFLMDEPLSNLDAQLRVQTRTELIRLHQRLGTTTIYVTHDQVEAMTMGNRIAVLHAGRVQQVATPVELYDHPANMFVAGFIGSPQMNFVRGRIERDDQGVRFRSAGLDVRLPARLAEVAAARAGGEAVLGVRPEHVLTEPERVAVLEETAFQALVEVVEPLGAESYLHLTAGEDRLTVRTAPDLSHRVGERLRVALDPERLHLFDPDSQEALLSPQLSAA
- a CDS encoding DUF5110 domain-containing protein, which translates into the protein MAARSSAGLRLEVGGGRGTAGGLLELEAPAPYLLRLRWRREPGDPREPLLDGRPVWLDPGFRGRGRLRRLPGGEGGSRLSTGELRLELWPEPFGLRVVDRAGRLVADFPPGALEEAEGELRLRMRALPGERYAGLGEKVGFLDHRGKRLEEWCRDVLPHLPDTDPLYQAIPFLMVLRPVGVEAARSVGLFLASTWRTSFDLAARDPEAVRLGVDARAGGLELWLVAGPEPARVLERYSELTGRMPLPPLWALGYHQSRYSYASEAEVRELAAGFRRRGIPCDAVHLDIHYMDGYRLFTWDPERFPEPRRMARELAGEGFRLVAIVDPGVKEEPGYPVYERGLERDAFCRTPDGDLYGGEVWPGRTVFPDFARPEVRRWWAELHRELLAQGVAGVWNDMNEPAVFDGPGKGMPEEVLHRGEDGAQLPHAAVHNAYALLEAAATRQGMLEARPEERPFILTRAGFAGIQRYAAVWTGDNSSWWEHLQMATPMLLGLSLSGVPFVGTDVGGFLGDASPELYARWVELGAFSPFFRTHTSLGTRRQEPWSFGEEVEAVARRYIRLRYRLLPYLYSLFRRAEQIGLPPMRPLWLHFPEDPGSHAVWDQFLLGEELLVAPVDRPGARRRPVHLPPGRWRDAWSGRWHRGPADVLVEAPLERLPLFVREGAVLPLGPAVESTARLEEPEAGPLEFHAFLPPRRAARRRGAPPGRARSEGASGRPVAELRPPLYEDDGRSFAYRRGEWRESRLRLFAGEEGLRVHVESEGGYRSPRRERRLILHGVAACLGAPPEVRHGWRYEEGGDRLVLPLPPAPGAGEAERWEEEVRAWRASS
- a CDS encoding YwiC-like family protein: MPLRPVSFPLPREHGSWVMFLLPPLLPLLALRRWSAASAPALLAMVLLFLAREPLRLRLRGAGGSAAALLPLAAGAAAGLVALALAPSRWLALWALAAALVLAVDLLPARAGRSTPGRLLARELAGVLGLTAGAPAVAAALGAPAAGQLAFWLLAWLPFSLGALHVDRFVAWRRSRAPEPARRRSALLLLAAASALGLAGFALLAELAPRSRVPAAAALAWSPEWLHLAWTAWHPRARSDFKRIGLEETLSGTLWLLTALLLTTA
- a CDS encoding glycosyltransferase family 2 protein, which produces MPEISVVLPAYDEEANIGDTLEEVGGFLAGLGLEHEILVVDDGSRDRTAAVVEGLAAVRPGVRLLRHPVNRGYGAALRTGFAAARGRWIFFMDADGQFDVRDLTRFLALREEADVLVGYRARRRDGPLRLLNAAGWNALVRLVLGVRVRDVDCAFKLIRADFLRRVRLASAGAAINAELLARLSALGCRLVELPVRHYPRTAGRATGNDPRVVLRAFRELLRLAAELRQPAAGERRPAAGLRRREPPR
- a CDS encoding MFS transporter; its protein translation is MAAAGREAPRSDRWRILAAVVLGGAMGPVDGSVSNVIMPVIARQYGVGLAAVSWVVMVYLLVVGSALLSFGRLGDMWGYRRIFRAGLGVFTVGSALSGAAPTFPLLLVARVVQALGAAMFMAVGPAILTAVFPAGERGRALGLNGMAVAAGLALGPTLGGTLTDLVNWRAVFYINLPIGAAALLWTGRVLPASARRREERFDLAGALLALAGLGGLLLAASEGESWGWSSPATLLAASGGAVLGFLFVLWERRVPEPMLDLSLFRSRTFSAATAAGLLSFMTQFVLTFLVPFYLQQLLGLDPLRAGLVMTAHPLMVLILAPLAGALSDRIGTRALASAGLALSGLGLLLLTGLGSAAPPWQVAWRMAVYGLGTGIFQAPNNSAVMGAAPRSRLGVASSVLATVRNVGMVLGVAVADLVFTARRSAWASLLAGRGMGAAEAGHLAYWLGLRDAWLAGALLAALGALLSLLRESGRASGSARGAGEEETERLERHPGQPLAGGETAP
- a CDS encoding acetate--CoA ligase, yielding MSTVDADLPLSTPSGSTPGGPVREAGVVADEAGTGSGVAHLLSGRPVPPGEGLRARAPFPSPAAFDTWLTRCRSDPDGYWAEIASELDWFSPWQRRREGDLPDFRYFVGGLGNVSYICIDRHVRAGRGNQAAILWEGEDGATRVLTYRMLQEEVSRFANGLKSLGVGRGDVVAIYMSNIPEAFVAVHACYRIGALYSVIFAGFSAEAVRQRLLDARPRVVVVADGSRRRGQAVPLKATLDRAAAGLDSIGHVVVVRHTGAEVPMTAGRDLWYDELVTAASPHCPPEALEANEPGFIIYTSGTESKPKGVVHAGIGFLVGTYANVKWALGLGPEDVYWCTADVGWLTFPIFALVGGMAHGVTQVVYEGALDWPTPDRLYRILERWGVNKLFTAPTALRMLRRLGETALEGHDLSRLELISLVGEPLDPETWAWVRKNLGRDRPAGEELFINNTYGQTETGTAWTSAMVGLTPAKPGSAGQPLPGYVARVVDEHGAPLPPGKHGYLIITHPFPSLARTVWGDHRRYLETYFSRFPGAYFTADAAVQDADGHLWVVGRVDDVINVSGHRLSTMEMEAALLDHPRVAEAAVIGAPDPVKGLVPVAFVVPRPAPAGGGGEDGADGNLEEELARRLVEAIGPIARPARVHIVSTLPKTRSGKIMRRLLREAVVEGAVRGDTSALENPEALEVILESVAAEGGPSLTKS